A segment of the Mastacembelus armatus chromosome 7, fMasArm1.2, whole genome shotgun sequence genome:
AGTGGAGAGACACAAAATCAAAGCAGATCCAATATTTTGGGATCAATTCATATCAGGCATGAATTGCTTTTTTGTTCTCCTCAATACATGACTTTTTACCCATTACAACATTAATCAGACATGGTAGACACGTGCAGGACACTTcaccaaaaagagaaaaataaatggaaagccAATGATATGccaaatgtatttaataaatattaagtGCATTGTATGTGCTGTCATTGGTTTATCAAGAAACAATTTTACTAATAAAATCTGTAGGAAGCCCTTAGCAATCGTTACTATCTGTATGCAGTTTTAGCCATGTTTAAATAGTtggtaaatgaatgaattagaATCAGATGGAAATCCCATACAAGGCCACTTCTAACCAAGCcctccacacacagaaaagcacaaCAAAGTTTCAgagaaaatggtgaaaaaaggaaaggatatacagtaaataaaaacaccaaaaacacataaacctccacaaaaacagacactaacaaacagaaacaaaacacccACCTGCCCATGCATTAATGGAAATGCTATTAGCCATCATCTCACTTCTTACCAGTCATGCTAGGGTCTCGACTGAGGCCGCTGTGGAGCTTACAGTGGACCAGAGCTGCATCAAAAAGCCATTGGCCGAACAGGTTGAGAATGCTGTTGACCTTAGGGCGTGTCGGGGCCGGCAGGGGCCGAGACTCCCAACTGCTCTGGTTGGGACTGGACAGCAGAGTCGGGGAGGATGaagtttgctgctgctgttgctgctgggaTGCTTTGTTTGGTTGACTACCACTGCCCTACGAGGTGtagagggaaagaagaaaacatccGATCAGGCTGATCATAACATGACTAAAGTATTTAATAGATCACACATTGAAAAACTAAGTCGAAAAGATGACCCTATTCATTATAGTGTAATTTAACAGTGGGACTTACAGTTGAACTCTTGCTTGTGGTTTTGGTGACCACTGTATGCCGTTGCTTGCGACTGTGAGGGGGCGTTGTGTTGGTGATGGAGGGGGGTGGAGACATGCTGATTCGGTTGACTGGGGTGGGTGGAGCACTGTCAGCTCTAGGACGTGATATACCTGTTGATAGGAAGGTGACAGGAGCAAGGGACTAAAGttaatgtttttccttcatAGCGAAGGGTGGGGGGGTAGGGAGGGTTCAGATtagtctcaaaaaaaaaaaaaaatcatcttccCAATTCTCCAGCCAACAGAGGTTGTTTTGGGGAAATACAATCACTTGAGCGCATTTCTTCATTAATAATGTtatgagagaaagaagaagagccTGTGAGTTGATCATATCATGGACAATATTCATTGGTACCCATGCAAGATATTGGTTAGATACAAATCACCCGTAATTGATCTCCATCCAGCTTGATTGAATTCTTATGACCATAGGCAACCTCTTGTTGATAATCTTGTCGTTTACTCTGAGTGTCTGGCATCTATCATTTTGTTACAGCAAAACTAATTCCTGTTGTTAATATCATAACCACCAATGAACAGACCACCGTATCATATGCCCACATCATTTATGTGCTATATCAGCAGATGTCTGTACCATGAGAGAGCAGCACTGGACAAAAAGAGAACACCCTCTCCCGTACATCTCTCTTTTCAACAGAGACACCTACAGtgtaaagagaaaaatacacatgGCATATTTCTATTCAAATGGGTAAACAGATATAGCTGACTAACATCCTCCATCTTGATTTTACTCAAATATTGTGCCTGAATAACATCTGGAAAGGAATAAAAGTTGTTACAAGACCTTGGAATGCTAATTCTTCAATATTTTACCTTTTTCACCACCCTTCACACAAATTTCTGCTACCGTTTTTCAAACACCATGTTTGTGctttgaatatatttttcacaCCTACTAGCAGTTATTGGTGACTAAAGACATGAACACAGGACAAAACCTTTAGTACTTTTAGCACCATAACATTTGACAACTCTGAAAACAGACATAATGGTGACATAAATGAACTCCAATGTGTGCACAGAAGGTAGGACAACACCTTTTGAAAGTCTAAAACATCAAATCATACATACATCATAAACTAGTATGTTTATTGTTTGCACTAATGTAAACTTGATAGGATCCTGATCCTTCACCATTTCATTCTGAAATGTGTCACCCTGTTTGTCTGAACTTTTACATCAAGTCTGGCTGCCCCATGAAAGAACTCTTACCTAAGAAAGCATCAACTAAGCAGCTAACACCCCTCATGGCTCTGAAGAAGATCTGGGGTAGCTGTTTTAAACACGGATGCAGCACCACTTCATGAGGGATACCGCTGGAGTTGAGAAACTGTTCTTGAAATTTTGGAGTGGTGCTCACTACTGCTGGGTTGCTCAGGTCAACTGGGttgctgtaaacaaacaagaGAGCAATTCCATGAATAAAACagagcacacaaacactggtgaAGCTTGTTTGGATGTATCTTATATCTGGCTTGCATAGAATGGAATCTGCTCTCTGAAATTGGgattattttagaaatgaaatagaCTACATAGAAGGGAAATGTTTGATGAGAACATGGTGATATGAGGTATTATATTTCTACTCTATGCAACAACTCCTCTGACCcttaaaaaacatacaaaaagaaACCATATGTTTCAGTTTGTGGAAAAGCACCTCATGAACCCAGAGAATGCAACTGTAGTGAGAGACTATGCACCTGAGCATGTGAAGAAAGCGGTACCATGTCTGTGCCACACAGTCATTGTCCATCTCTAAAGGAATAAGGTTGGCATCCTCATCAGGAACTTTAAAAGGTGGGAAGGATGGTCCGTGGGTAAAGCGCAAAAGTCTGGATTGTTGAAAACATACAGGAAAGCACAGAATGtcacagactgaaatatcttacCTCAAAACATatcttatttttcatattttcattattacaaCTCGCAATATATTTGCCCATTCAGAGATtgccacttttttttcctctcaggaCACAGGCGTTAAACAGGTTAGACACCCCAAGTGACCAACTACCAACTACCAACTCTCAAACAATATTGCAagtataaataaagttaatgCCTTTCGAACCTGGAGGTCAGGGCACACGCCACTCTGCTCCATTGCTCTACAACTGGAGGGTGGTGCCTCCAGTTGGCCAGCATCTCCCTTGCTGTCTTCCAGTATGGTGGGGTGGGAAAACAGCGGGCGCATGCCAGCAACCACACTTCAAACAGCACTGCCATCAATTTCTCTGCTAGTTTCTCAGCCACTCCAActagaaaagagagaaaagttaGATAATATTTACTGTTAGTAATTATCCACTaagtaaataatataaataaataaaggaagagGGGTTTAACAGGGTATAATAGGCCTTACCTCCAACAGTGGGTGGGGCAAGCAATGTGTCATTGATGCGaagcaggaaaagcagcagcacctcCCAGGTTTCCCTCACCATTGAAACAGACTCTCGTGCCAGTTTCTGGACTGCAGTCAGAACCTGCTGGCAAAGCCTGATGTGGTTCAGGCTATGCTGTTCAGGCCTGTAGTGTTTAAATGAgcaaagcagaaagagaagaaataagTGAGAACATGTAGAGAAAACAGTAGGCATTATGAGGGGCATCAACAGTTACAGATTTATTAAGGATGACCTTAAAGAGCAGCACACAGCATATAAATTTTGCAGCAAATGAATAATTGCTATTTAAAATTGTGGAGATACAGCCTCAACTGTGAACATTTATGACATACCTTGGTACAAAGACGTTGTAGAGATGTTTAAGAATTGTTTGCACATACATATTGGGCTCCCTGACCACAGGCTGAGGCATAGAGTCCCTGGGAGACACCAGAGCCATCATCCAGTCTGTGTACACATCTACACACAGCTTGACAGTGTCCCCTTCAAGGGGGAGGGTAAGGCCATAACACAGTACCTCCATGGTCCACTTCACCTAGGGGTCAAACCATTCtcattaatttatgttttaatattgtAAGCTACAGGTTACTTGATTATTTTGCAGCACAATATAACATATTATTCATAAAGCATCTtactgcagaaaacagaaagaatagcagctattaaaacatatttccatTGCTGCCATTATGTTGATTAACTGTACCTTGGTTTCAGCCTACACTATGTCAAAAGAATGACCACAGAATTCAGCAATGTAACAGTCAATTAGTGTTcatgtataaataataataagacaTAGTGTGTGCTCCCTACATAATACAGCTATAGCTTTGCATTAAAAGCCTGCAAAACAGCTCTCCTTAGACACTTTCCTGACACTTcctacagtgttttctgttgtattCATGAAGAGGGGAGAGGCAGTGCGGATCAGTAGTAACAGGAATGTTTATCCAAGCTTTATCCTCAGCATGAAGTGATGTTCAAAGCAACGGCAGCACATCAGCTGCATGGTGCACCTGAGAAACactgatgaaatatttttaacccAACACAGCTACTCTCACAATACTTCCTGATGTTATATCATTAATCGTAACTCCTTGCTTGAGGTCTTGCTCACGATGGTGCGCAGACATTCCAGCATTTTAAGAGAGAATGGGAAACTCTGACAGCTGGTGtatataaaacatgcaaaaaggaTCAGATACTGATCAGGCTTTTAATAACCAAAATGAATCCATCAAAAACTGTCTGAATCAGGCTTGATCCTACAGAAGATAACATTGTTTATCACTGGGTATATAGTGATTCCTTTTGAGGCTTTAACTTATGAAAAAAGGCTGATGTTTTTtccagattgttttttttttttttttttgcttaagcCACATAAAACAtgtagagacaaaaaaaacatacataatcAACCAAACTGTATCAAGAAGCACAAGACATACAAGAGAAGGACAGAGTTcacaataaaatttaaatggaCTTTTTGAGCTTTTTGAATCTAACCTGACATAAAAATTTTATTCTTTGGCCTTAATGACAAGCATAACATATGATTAACATCAGGGTCAATCAGGGATACACATCATCCCTACGGTGAAGCATGACGATGAGAGCATGAAAAATTTCTAAGGACTAAACAAATGATAATTGAGGTCAAACGCTGTACAGAAAGTCCTTAGATAAATCGTGCTCCATGAATATGCTTTCTCAATGCAGTGAGCAGAAACCAGCTGTCACTATTTCCCCATTTTGGATTCCACCTTTATATATGTTGACAATGTTAAAGGTTAACTAGTTTTTCTAGTTTATTTAGCTCTACTCATTGTTTTGTGCTTTCTGTGTTGCCGTAACACACAATGCCTTGACAATGTTGACCATAACCTTTTAATTAACAGCTTAGcaatttttcaaaaaacattATCTAAACACAGTTAGAGCACAACCAGACAGTGAGCTCTGCTAAATGGCACTGTCTACAACACATTTTTCTCAAGTCAGCCTATTCGCCTTGGCGATTGAGCTGGTACCTTGGCAGACTACCAGGGTATTAAAATGATATCCCGCATACAGCAATGTGGACCTGTTTCTCACCTCCTTATCTGTCTTGAGGATGTTCTCCGTGGCGACAGGGCTTACAGCTGTGCCCAAAGGCTTGACCACAGCATTTGCCACCTCTGTGCCCACGCTGGTGGGATAGGTGTGCAGTACACTGAGGTGGCCCTGGTCACTCTGCACCATCAACTGCAGCGAGCGCCACTCGGAGTACATGGTGCTGATGTCTACTGCACTCTCACTCACACCTCCTGCctccacctgcacacacagaaatcgGGAAATGGCAAATTGATAAATCTATAAAAACAATAGAGCTGTGAGGATAAAGTCACTGTGATTTACTgctcacagaaaaacaaagagctcGTACAGAACCAGGTTGTTTTTGATAATCGGTCTGATCTTGAACGATGATTATAGCTCCATCATGAAATATTTCAACTGGTTTACTTTGATCTTAAATAGCTATTAGTTCATCCTGGTCGAAGGAGAATTGCAGGATTAAACACATAGTTAACGTTAGCAACGACCAAACACTGCGTTGTGTTAAAATTGTCATGCATACTTGCGAAGAGTCTTATGTTCTCTGATGTTGTTATAGTTGGACAGTAAACATCCAGTAGCTTAGGTGTCTAACGTTACTAAGCTTAACGTTACGTCCTCCACTCCCAGAAAAAATAAGTATCAAGGATAGCACTGCTTAGCTTCTATTAAACACTAGTTGGTTTTGTGTCCTATAAGGCTAAACGAagtcaaagaatgaaaaataccACCCATATTCTCCTAAACCTCCGCTCAGTAACAAGGAATCACAACCAGGAAACGTTTCTGAAAATGATTAGCTAGCTTGTTAGCGTTAGCTAGCATTAACCCCAAAACATCTTCCTCATCTTGCTGAAGTTAGCTGCCAGTTGGCTTCTATTTCACAAgtatgtctttctgtgtgctACACGGTGCAGTCGTTGAGAAACCCCAGTGGTTCTGTGTGCTAAGTTATCAGTAATCTCGAACTACGTTGTATTTGATCCCCCGTCGCTAGCTTAGCTACTGTTCGCTGTAGCCCATTCGTTGACATTAGCTGACATTAGCTAAGTTAGCTAACTTTGCATAGGCGCTAACGTTATTCATTAGCTCAGCAACCAGGGAGTTTTCCatttacctggaccaggtgcAAATGTTGTCATAACAGAGCTCCGAATCTCAGGTTGTGCTTTCTTTGTATCCCAGTCTAGATCATAACAGCCTCCATCTTCGCAATGTCAAAGCTTGGATATTGCAGCTTGACGCGCTAACGGCGAACAGGACGCAAACATTGGCGCCCCCTGCTGTTTGGTACAGTAACTGCTGATGCTGCGTTTACGTGCTCTCTGATAAGACGGCCTTGTTAACACAGCCTCTAACATTATACCTGCAATTCATGGCTGACAGCATTTACCACCCGAGCTTCAGTCACCCACATACAGGATGTTTTATATATGTTTCCCATGCATTGGATTGTTGAAAAGCTTATCTGGTTAAAATGGTCTTTATAAGACCAGATGATGCAGTGAAAATACATGTGGACAAGTATTAGATCCAGTAATAGGACGCACATTcttaaaaatgaaattcagcATTAAAAATCTTTAATTCAGAAAATATTACACTGACAAATAATACTACACTGACAAAACACTGGCTGACAGTTGAAGGTGCTTTCTTTAACCAGTAGGGGGAAGCCTTGTCTTTATTATCACTCAGCAAGCCTCTTAAACAGTCATCCATCATACCCACCtattcctattcagggtcacagggatcttctggagcctatcccagctctctttgggtgaaaggcaggggtacaccctggacaggtcaccagtccatcacaggaccacatagagacaaacaacctcacacactcacactcactcctatgggcaatttagagtcaccaatcaacctgacatacatgtttttggactgtgggaggaaaccagagtacctggagaaaacccacacaagcacagagagaacatgcaaactccacacagaaaggcccctgctgggtttcaaaccaggaaccttcttgctatgaggcaacagtgctaaccaccaatgCATCGTGCTGCCCCATATTGTAGGTCAAtaatatatttcattaaaaccTCTCTGCTTGTTAAATCAAATTCTATAAATTCAGGCAGTGTTTTCACTGCCTGAGTAGTACTCTTGAATCTGCAATCGGTCGATTGCCCATTATAAAGGCTGTTCATCAGGATATCTAGCCCTGATGTCATTTATAGCTATTGTCCTAGATTTGTAAAAACTACAGTTAGtataaacaaaattattaaatgacTTTATTGCAAGCTCGTGGccaacaaatataaaacaatacatttgCTCTCAGAGAATAACAGGTAAAGCTCAGCTGCAAGCCTGTAAGGATCCTTTCAGTAGGGGGCAACAAAGACTGGCTTAAAAAGGTAACACCCTGAAATGTAAACAGCATGTCTTTAAATACTGTATGCTAATAATTCTCATAGTTACATGATTCTTGATTAATAAATAAGAATATCAGTTTTGAATTATGTCCAGAGACCAATACAGACTACTCAATTTTACATATACCAGTATCATTATCATATGTAGCATCATAGTTTCAGGGAATGTTGCTGGCCTGTTCATAATTTCTCGAAAGTTCAAAGCAATCCCATGTTAACATTCCCTTATTGCACTTTGTGCACAAGTATCCATTGTTTTCAAGCATGTGCTGAATGTTAAGTCATTTAAGTGTAAGTCAGTGTTTATCATAAATCTGAATCAGATGTTCTCTGTATGTTAGCAGGATTTGAAAATAATTCTGATTTGGGCATGAAGCCCATATATGGTGTAAAGCCTTTCTCCAAAACTCCATTCAACATTCCCAGCATGCCTTGCTCTCTAGCTACATAAAAGACCAAAGAAAGGTCTTTATTTTAAGCTTGTATCTTTTTAACTGAAGCATTATACATTGAGTACAGGTGTAAAccagaaatggaaaagaaaatagtCCTCTGTGTTCCAGATTATAGCAGTCAACATGTAGTCATATTGTCCCAGTCATTTCTGTCAACAGCTTCCACGAACTAGTGCTCAGTAAGCCAAACCACATATCTCTCCTGGATGAAGTCCACAGAGGGGAGAGGCACAGAAGGAATTATGGATGAAAGTCGACATTCTTCTCCACATCACCCCTCCATGTTAGGTAAGGTGTTCTTGCAGTTTAATGGTGCTATGATTGGTAGCCATATGCTGAAGCTTCTAAACAAATAAGAGCGAAAGCAGCAGTTAAGAAGTTTAAATTTCTGTTACTACCCTCTGATAACAAATTGAATTAATCTGGAACTCACTGTGTGTCAACTCACTTAAATTAGAAAAACTCACATTTTCTTACTTTGTTGTTGTGATGATATTTAGTCATGGAGACAGGTTTTATTTGCTCATGTTTGGAGAAAACTGTGTCTATGATTTCTGCCTCCAGCCCAGTACAATAAAAGGGAAAGTGGTCACTTGTGGGCCTCACAGGaatgaaataatacatttaaaagaaatagGGAATATTGGCCAGTGGAGGCAATAAAAATCGTTTGATGATGAGGTTTGTGGGTTACCTTATAAGGGGAACTGATTTAACTGAATTTTTGAACACCACAAACcaaaattcatttatttccacTGTAATGGGGTAGAGATACTATAGAAATCTCAGAGACAGATATTTGAAAAGTAGAACTATTAGGCCAAAACTATTTGCATAACTATAATGTACTGCTAGAGGTAAATGCAAAAGTACTTTTTTTAGTAATTTAGAGAAAGTGAgcatttaaaggttcaatgtaagataagataaattttattaataataaccCTTAACCTAAACTTTATGATATGAAATGACTACATTTTCTGCCACAACTCACCTGAATGAAACTGTGCTGTACAACACAGTCCCTCCCCCCGTGCTGTCCGGTAAATGGGTGAGACACACACTCTAGTTAATGGGGGGAGGTGCGTGAGCCGTGTTGACAGAGAGTCAGGTGGCAAATAGAGGGAAGAGCGCTGGCCAGGGACAGTGTTTTGCTGTCCCTCCCAGGTGAGCCAGTAGCCCCTCAAACCAGCCACATTGCCTTTCCAGTCAACCTGCAGTGAGTCACTGCCCACTGTGGTCAGCTGGAGGTCTGCCAGGGCTGGAGTCACTGGACATAAAGACCCCAGAGAAGTTAGTCAGGGTGtacttcaaaacaaaacagcactaAGTGatatgaatgaaaaacagtAGGGAGAAATTAAAGATTTACAGAAATGCTTTAAtagaacacacaaaaaaaagtgcTCTACTAACAGCACAAAACTGCTCTTGGAGTAGTCAAACCTGAATGCAACTGCAAGTAATTATCTGAAATTCAATATGCAGAAAGGACTAGGCTGTGTAGGATTAGTATTTGCATACATTGGTAGGTTTTGCTGCATTTCTCACCTTCTTGAGTACACATTCTGATGGACATGGCCTTCTCCTTGCCTGAGGCATGCCGGGCACTAACGGTGACCAAGTAAGTGGTATCTGGTTGAAGGTCTCTGAGTAGAGTAGAGTTTTGCATTCTGCCCACTGTGACAGCATGGAGCTTGCCCCTGGGTAGGGCAGAGTACTCAATGTAGTAACTTGTAATGGTCTCCGGTTGAAGAGGACCCCAACTCACCCGAGCACTGGTTTGTCCCAATTCAGAGACAGTTATCACAACTGGACTTAGCACCTCTGGTATGTGTggagacaaaaaagacaaacacaatctgCAAGCTGCAATCCATGATCATTTTCATGCTTTGTCTCTGTAATTTAAGATTCATTTCCTAAATAGATTTAACAGGTGTAGAGAGAGAAATACATACTGGTAGTCTTCATGTGGTACACTTCTATTTactttccattcatttactAGCATTACAAGTTTTAGGTCAGTGCTCAGGAGGCCAGCTGTacatacaaaatgtaaaaatctgaGGAGGATACAGTTCAACTATAAACTGtggaataaaagtaaataatagGTAgaatgtttgcttttttgtatTATAACATACCATGTGCAAAGGTTAAGTGCATAGATTAAGTGTAAGCAGCAAATTAAGTTAGCACAGTCATGAGTTATGACAGTGTGTAACTTAAATGTAACCCAACCTGGCTTTGTTGTGAAGGTGACAGAAAGGGTGTTAAAGGCTTGCTCATTGGATGTTGGGGTCAGTGTGGCCCTATAGGTGGTGTCAGCCTTCAGGTCTATTAATTTAGCAGTGCTGGAGTCAGCAGATTGGGTAAGTCTCTGGTAATAATTGATGCCGGTGCTCGGACTGGTCCCAGTTCCacttcctccaccacctcctgctGTAACCGGATTAAAGCGGATTTCATAGTAGCCCATCAAACCAGACAAAACAGGTCGCCATTGAAGTGTGGCAGAGTTGGTGGAGACGTCACGGACGTGGAGTCGTTCAGCTCGGATAATTTCTGTTGAACGCAGAATGAAGAAGAATGAagttcctgtgtgtttgcatgggtCTGTCAGAATTAAGGAATAAGCTATAATTTTgcaaagagagacagaatggAGGGCAGAATGACATAACAGAGTGCTAAAAAATGGACTGACTTTAGACGGCCACCCACACAGACAGCCACAATTATCTGTCTAAATGCATTCATAACCCTTGCAATAAGACAACTTGAAATAGCCAAGCCAGTGAGACCCTATGACAAAATAACAAATTCCACACGGGCACTGATATCTTTGGTTGGATCCTCAGACACTCTGCAATGACTGGTGCATTATCCTCGTTGTACACGAGCCTTATTTAAACTATGCACCATGTCTTCCAGCTGCAGTATGAACTGTGCAATTGCTGAAGTGTCTCTTGCGAGTGTTATGTAGTTACCTAATCTGGCCAGAGAAATGAGTGATCTCCAtggtctatatatatataaatatatatgtgtatcaTGTCTGGCATAGTGTTGGAGGATGCAGCATGAGAAGTTGATTCATTAATCCATTAATAGATCAGCCTATCTCATTACAGAGacacttacacacagacatagacactTTCAGTGTCCTGGCTCAGTCTTCAGGAGCATGTGTGGAATTAGGGAGAAGCACATTGACATGTAATACATCTGAAATGAATGTAGGGTGTTTCTCCAATCTGCTGAAACACATGCTAATGCAGCTTCAGCATTACTATATAGCCTCCTTATGAGCTTTTAAAGGCTTAGTTTTACCAAAtcataaaagatgaaaaatattacactttcttttttaagtttttatattGCTTGAAGTTATTtggtaaaaatattaaaactgtggcctctaaaataaaaacaacaataaactgcTAAATTACTCTgtagaaaaaaaggaaaagtctAACTCCCTCGGTTATTTTCTTCAGGCATGTGAGAATGAGCATGTTGCTTCACACTGTGCATAGTGGTAACACATTGTTGATAAAGCTATTATAAGTTGGTGGATTTTTCAAGAACTTAAGAACTTTCAATATTTGCAATGCAGTgcataattaaattaaaatacaaatatacaaatataatcatttatataaatgtatttttcataatcaattacatttaatatttagtttGGCAATTACATTATTGTCAgtaaaactgaatattaaattaaaactgaaagtaaTGTTAAAGTTTCTTTTTCAGTGTGCCACATTTAAAAGTCATACCTTCAACCTCAAAAATCACCCATTCCACACTCACCAATGATGGCATCCCGCAGGTCTTCTGTGATGATGCTCATGTCATCTATGTCCACAAAGTACAGGTGGTTTTCTGCAGGTGGGCTCACCACCTGTCTCAACACCTGGTAGTTGCTGTGTCCAGTGGAGACCACCAGCACGGCCACGCCCTCTTCCCTCAGCTCAGCCATTGGTCTAATCACATCCCCTGGTTTTACACCATCCGTCAACCACACCAGCACTCTTGGAAGGTCTGCCCGGGCCCCATGCGCTGTGCTGGGCCTCAGCACCCACTCCTTTGCCATTCTCAGtgcctccactgtgttggtatcACCCCTGAGTGGTTTGATGCTCCTCAAAGCCCCCTGGAGGTCACTTTGAGTGTTAAAGGTGTCGAATCCGAATTCAAGACGTGGTTGGGTACCCACCTGCAGAAGTCCTACCCTCACTTGGTCCTTTCCCAATGAGAAGGGGAGGATGAGCTCAGATAAGAAGGCAAGCATGCGGGAGTGCTCGTAGGATGACACACTCCCCGAGGAATCCAGTAGGAAGAGGACATCACCCTCACAGCAGTTTAGAACTGTGGGGGAAAAACAGACATCAATATAGTCATTAATGTGCAAATCACATGGGGAAAGTAAACACATACTGCCTTGTTGATGTGAGGGCGATCATTCCTTTTTACTCCCACAACTTTTTCCACAGGTCTCCTCTCCTGTTTcacttgcaaacacacacacacatttggaatttccctttccttctctctaTACCTACTTGGAACAACAgtctcacagaaacacagtgtttAAAGGGATATTGCATACATGAAGGCAGCAGAAATTTAGAAGCAAGTAACCAATAAGTAATTACAGTGAAGATAAGGAGaagtcaaaacaaacagaccagTGTTTCCCCGACCAATAATTCTGCAGATCAGGAGGCCCCACCAGTGAAACCAGGcaaaaatatcaacatttttCAAATGCCCCCAGGAAAACCTGctaaaaacactgatgtttttcagaCGCCCAGCCCTGAGCCTACAGATCCACCCTCTCCCTAACCAATCAGCCTAGGTAAATCACTACAGAGGACCTACAAACTGATGCCAGCATTAGGATAACATCAGAAGTGAATGCAACCTAAAAGGCTTTCAAGCACTGAGCTCGacagtggattttttttccccgGGATTTACCAAGAGAAACACAGTTGAGAGCGAAATCACAGagtgaaggagaaaaacaagtgaaaacagTAGCTGTAACAGTGGTTGATGGAGAAGAGTTGAGAAAGGCAGTgggatgaggaaaataaaaggcGTTAAAATGAGAAGACTGAAGCTGAGGGGAGGCAAGTGTGCAGGCAGTTCCAtgtgagagacaaagaggaaTGTTGTACGGCCAtacacagagaagagagagagagagaaccaaagaaagaaaggaagaagcagcagcaataGAGACAGAATCTAAAAGCAACATTTAGTTGAAGATCTTCA
Coding sequences within it:
- the vwa1 gene encoding von Willebrand factor A domain-containing protein 1; the encoded protein is MKGHMLTWMLLCLVLRPSVAQNSVTAGVLNCCEGDVLFLLDSSGSVSSYEHSRMLAFLSELILPFSLGKDQVRVGLLQVGTQPRLEFGFDTFNTQSDLQGALRSIKPLRGDTNTVEALRMAKEWVLRPSTAHGARADLPRVLVWLTDGVKPGDVIRPMAELREEGVAVLVVSTGHSNYQVLRQVVSPPAENHLYFVDIDDMSIITEDLRDAIIEIIRAERLHVRDVSTNSATLQWRPVLSGLMGYYEIRFNPVTAGGGGGSGTGTSPSTGINYYQRLTQSADSSTAKLIDLKADTTYRATLTPTSNEQAFNTLSVTFTTKPEVLSPVVITVSELGQTSARVSWGPLQPETITSYYIEYSALPRGKLHAVTVGRMQNSTLLRDLQPDTTYLVTVSARHASGKEKAMSIRMCTQEVTPALADLQLTTVGSDSLQVDWKGNVAGLRGYWLTWEGQQNTVPGQRSSLYLPPDSLSTRLTHLPPLTRVCVSPIYRTARGEGLCCTAQFHSEASAYGYQS